The Candidatus Nitrosoglobus terrae genome segment CTATCTAACCCCGACTACTACCAATATGAGCAAGGTCTAAAAATATTATTGGCAGCAACCGAAAAAGTAGTAACTATTAAGATTGCTAGAGAGGATAGGAGGACTCTGAAGGACAACAATTACAGTATTTGTTTTGCAAAGCGCGTTGGAAATAATGATTACAATGTTGTGTGGCAATCCTCTGATGGATATCTAGAAACTAATACCTTTAGGTGGACACCTCAATATCAATTGTTTGGTACAAATACCTTCACATCAGGTCTAATTGTAGATGTAGCAACTAACAGAGTAAATATTAGCTTAGGGGAAACTTCTATCTTAGACAAGTACGGTGATCTTTTACCTTCTACAACAAGAGGGCCTTCTACAGCAATCACGATGGACAATCAATACGGTCTAATTCACCCCGGAATAAATCAGCTTGCAACTAATATTGATGGTAGCCAGAGTAATACACCAATTTATGTTGCGGCGAATGCGGTTCTTAAAGGAACAATTGAGCTAACGCCTATTGAAAAGATACTCGTCTGGTTTGAGCAAAACGTTAAAACCGGCACCATGTTTAGTACAGCAAGAACCAATTCAATAGAAATTGATCTAACTACAGAGAATACAGCCACATGGTTATTTTCTAGCAATAAATGGTCGAAGGTATAGCAGTCAGGTAATTTAAGCTACTATCCCCTATACTTAAATATCTATGTGCTTTTACGAGAAAGTCTGTATTAGTCTACAGGCTTTCTTAATTTATACCATTACGTTATACATGGGTACAGTGTTAAGTACGCTAGCTATCATAGTGTTTTCTTCTTTGATAGCGGCGGCGTTTACCTCTCCTAGATCGAGCTATGGCTAAAGATTGGTAATTCGGAAAAATTAACGGGGCAAGCTCATTTAAAGCATGGTAGTAAACTTTACGTTTAAAGTACACAATTTTACTCAGAGGATACCAATAATTCACCCAACACCAATAATCAAACTCGGGGGCACCCGTAAGATCAAGGCGAACGTCTTGCTCTTCGCCCATAAAACGAAATAAGTACCACACCTGCTTTTGGCCAATACATAAAGGCTGATTACCATAGCGAACATAACGGTTAGGTAGGCGATATCGTAGCCAATTTCGAGTACAGCCAATAATTTTTACGTGCTCTGGGCCTAACCCTATTTCTTCTTCCAGCTCTCGATAAGCTGCCTCTTCAGTGGTTTCATGCTCTTTAATCCCGCCTTGGGGAAACTGCCATGATTCCTCCTTAACCCGTCTCGCCCATAGCACCTTATCATCCCGATTACAAAGAATGATACCTACATTGGCTCTAAATCCATCTTGGTCAATCATGACCTATCCATGCCCTATATGGTCATTAAACGCTATTTAACCAAGATACCTAAAATTAAGTCCTCAACGCAAATTTTAATTTTCCACGGGTTTTTATGTTAGTCTTGAAAATTTTATAAGAACAAGGGGTACAAAATTTATGAGTCTCGCTATATTTGATTTAGACAACACCCTATTAGCTGGGGACTCTGATTATTTATGGGGGCAATTCTTAGCAGAGCAAGGTGTGGTAGACAGTCAATATTACGAGCAAACTAACAATGCCTTTTATCGGCAATACCAAGAAGGAACGCTAGATATTGATGAGTTTCTGGCCTTTCAATTAGCACCCTTGAGCCAATATGCCCCTAGTCAATTAGAGCGCTGGCGATCTCAGTATCTGGAGGAGAAAATTCGCCCTATTATGCTACCAAAAGCCCAGAATCTACTGAGCGCACATCAGGCACAAGGGCATACCTTACTCATTATTACGGCAACAAATCGCTTTATTACGCAACCTATCGCTGAAATGTTGCAAGTAGATCATCTTATTGCGACTGAACCTGAAATTCGAGAGGGGCGTTATACTGGACGTGTTAGCGGTATTCCCTCTTACCGAGAAGGCAAAGTTATTCGCCTAAAAACATGGCTTAAAACGCAATCATTAACGCTAGAAGAAGCGAGCTGGTTTTACAGTGACTCCCATAATGATATACCCCTATTAGAGCAAGTCACCTACCCAGTAGCGGTAAATCCTGATAAAAAGCTAGATTCTTATGCTCGCATCAATGGCTGGAATATCATCAACCTACGAGAAAATATAGATAGTCTCTAATCTTTGCTATAAGTAGAGAGTCGATATAATTCAGCGGTTGAGGCTGACCCAGGTTGAATATTCCTAGCTAATCTATCTACTGCTTCCTCTAATATAGCTACCGTTTCTTCTAGCCGAGCAAGCCTTTCCTCAAAAAGCTGATCAGATTTTACCGCCACTTTCGTCGCCCGTCCGGAGTAAAAATCCTCTGAATTCATTTCTTTAATCACGGCATTAATAGTCTGTTGATCAACGACATGGCTTTCCTCAACATAAGTACATAACAGTACCCGATCACAAAATGTATTTATCCGCCGAGGCAGCCCTTCTGTATAGCCGTAGATCGCCTCATAGGCTTTATCCGTAATCATAGGATCAGAATCCCAGCCAACCAGCTTAAGTCGGTGCTCAATATATCCTCGAGTTTCATCTTTCCCTAAGGGATTTAAGTGATATGCCACAATAATTCGCTGCCGAAGCTGTTCCATATTCTCCAGCGCCAGAGTTTGGCGAAACTCATCTTGCCCCAAAAGAAAACACTGCAATAACGCCCGCTCTCTTACCTGAAAATTAGAAAGCATCCGTAACTCTTCAAGAGAATCTGGAGGTAAATTCTGAGCCTCATCTACTAACAGGAGCACTCGTTTACCTTCTCGTGCCTTAGATATCAAAAAAGACTCAATGGCTTTAAGTAAAGTTGCCTTAGTAACCCCTTCTTGAGCAAGACCGTAGGAGGCCGCCACAATTCGCAGCATGTCGTTTGCCTCCAGCTGGGTTGTTACCACTTGAGCAACCACAGTGCTATTATCTGCTAGCTCAGAGACTAAAGTACGGGCTAACATAGTCTTACCAGCGCCAACCGATCCAGTGATAACAATAAAACCTTCACCTTGCATCAAGCCATAGCGTAGATAAGACATAGCGCGCTTATGAACCGTACTACCATAAAAAAATCGAGGATCAGCGCTGAGTTGAAAAGGTTTTCCCGTCATCTTATAAAATTTTTGATACATCGTAACTATCTTTATAATGTATTAGATTTCAGTAGATTGCCTGAGATCATAAAGCCCTTTAGCGTATAAAATCTATCTATATATCGGCATCTGTATTGCCATCTACAGTAATAAATAGCTTTCATCAGCCGATACGCATATCAGGGAATAAAAAACCTAGATTGCTATAAAAATCAAAGCCTATATCGCCCATCAAGATAATTAAAATCTGTTTTACCCATACTTATTAGTGTACGTTAATTTTAAAAGATAGCCTGATATATTTATAACGCCAAACTTTAAGGAGATAAAATCGAATGAAAATAACCATTTTTGGTTCAGGTTATGTAGGTCTTGTTACCGGCACTTGCCTAGCTGAAGTCGGTAATGATGTGCTCTGCGTCGATATTAATGAGCAAAAAATTGCTATGCTTAAACAGGGTAAAATCCCCATCTATGAACCGGGGCTAGATAGCCTAGTACAAAAAAATATAGAAGGAAACCGCCTCAATTTCACCACCGATATCGCCCAAGGGGTAGCCCATGGTTTATTTCAATTTATTGCGGTAGGTACTCCGCCCGATGAGGATGGCTCTGCAGATCTTCAATATGTGCTTACAGTAGCTCGCAGCATTGCCGAGCATATGGATCAATACCGTATCATTATCAATAAATCTACTGTCCCCGTAGGAACCGCTGATAAAGTTAAAAACACAATACGGGGTACTTTAGAAAAACGAGGTTTAAATCTCGAATTTGACGTGGTCTCTAATCCAGAGTTTCTCAAAGAAGGCGCAGCGGTTGAAGATTTTATGAAACCTGATCGGATTATTATCGGCGCTGATAATCCCCGTACTATTGAGTTATTACGAGTGCTCTATGCCCCTTTTAATCGAAATCGTGATCGTTTAATCGCTATGGATATTCGCTCAGCAGAGCTTACCAAATACGCAGCCAATGCTATGTTAGCTACAAAGATTAGTTTCATGAATGAGCTTGCCAATTTAGCAGAAAAACTCGGGGCTGATATTGAGCAAACCCGCCGAGGTATTGGCGCTGATCCCCGTATTGGTTACCATTTTATCTACCCAGGCTGTGGTTACGGTGGATCCTGCTTTCCTAAAGATGTAAAGGCGCTAGAGCAAACTGCCCGTCAAGTAGGCTATAATGCTGAATTATTGAGTGCCGTAGAAACGGTTAATAATCGACAAAAACAAATCATTTTTAACAAAATACAAGCGCACTTTAAGGGGCAATTGGCTGGGCGAACCATAACCCTATGGGGGCTAGCCTTTAAACCCAACACCGATGATATGCGTGAAGCCCCTAGTCGCACGCTTATGGAAGCCCTATGGAAAGCGGGAGCTCGGGTTCAAGCCTACGATCCAGCAGCTATGGAAGAAGCTCGACGTATTTATGGCGATCAAACAAACCTAACACTATGTGAAACACCAGAGGCAGCCTTACAAGGATCTGATGCATTAGCTGTAGTCACCGAATGGAATGTATTTCGTAGCCCTGATTTTGAGGTGATTAAATCTTCGCTTAAAACCCCTGTAATATTTGATGGCCGCAATCTCTATGATCCCATTTTAATGGCTAACCAAGGTATCATTCATTACTCTATTGGCCGATTACCCGCAGTTAAATAGGCTTAAATAACAATTTAATCTTCTTAATCTTTACCAGGACTTAGATATGCAGTGGGAAACAGTGATTGGGCTAGAAATCCATGCCCAGCTTGCAACAAAATCTAAAATCTTCTCAGGAGCCGCTACTACCTATGGAGCGCTGCCAAATACTCAAGCCTGCGCCATCGATTTAGGATTACCCGGTGTATTGCCAGTATTAAATGAAGCTGCCGTACGCATGGCCGTTAAATTTGGATTAGCCATTGAAGCTGAAATTGCCAAACGCTCTATCTTTGCCCGTAAAAATTATTTTTACCCTGATTTGCCCAAAGGCTACCAAATCAGCCAATATGAACTGCCCATTGTTGCAGATGGCCATATAGTCATCAGCTTAGAAGATGGAACTGAAAAATCTATCATGATTACCCGAGCGCACTTAGAAGAGGATGCTGGAAAATCTTTACACGAAGATTTCCATGGCATGACGGGAATTGATTTAAATCGAGCAGGAACACCCTTATTAGAAATTGTCTCTGGGCCAGATTTGCGATCAACCCGAGAAGCCGTAGCTTATATGAAAAAAATTCACACCCTAGTACGTTACCTTGAAATCTGCGACGGTAACATGCAAGAGGGATCTTTTCGTTGCGATGCTAACATTTCCATCCGCCCTCAGGGGCAAAAATCCTTGGGTACTCGTACTGAACTTAAAAATATCAACTCTTTCCGCTTTGTAGAACGCGCGCTCCAGTATGAAATTGAACGTCAAATTGAGATCTTAGAATCGGGGGGTAAAATTATTCAGGAAACCCGTCTTTTTGATCCGAGTAAAAATGAAACCCGGTCTATGCGTACAAAGGAGGAGGCTACCGATTATCGCTACTTCCCCGATCCCGATCTATTGCCCTTAATACTAGATGATGAATTTATTCAAAAAATTAGAGTAACTTTACCCGAACTTCCCGATACCAAACGTAACCGCTTCATGTTGGCATATAAACTCTCCACCTATGATGCCAGCGTTCTAACCGTCAGCCGAGAATTAGCTGATTACTTTGAAGCCATGGTTGAAGCCACCGGAGGAGAACCTAAACTATGCGCTAATTGGGTAATGGGTGATCTCGCAGCTGCCCTTAATAAAGAAAACAAAAATATTGAAGACAGCCCAGTCTCTCCACAACAGCTCGGAGGGTTGATCAAGCGTATTGTAGATAACACGATCTCTGGCAAGATTGCCAAGACTGTATTTGAAGAAATGTATACCCAACAAGGCGACACCGATGATATCATCGAGCGCCTTGGCCTAAAACAGGTCACGGATACCGCAAGTATTGAAAGCCTTATTGATGAAGTGCTTACTGCCAATCCTCAGCAGCTAGAGCAATATCGAGCAGGAAAAGATAAGCTCTTTAGTTTCTTTGTGGGTCAAATCATGAAAATTTCTAAAGGTAAAGTTAATCCGCAGCAGCTTAATGAACTATTGAAGAAAAGGCTTAGCATGTAAGAAACAACTTGATTTTATGTTACTTTGAATTAGCCTTAGCTGGCTAGCCAGCTAAAGCTAAAAAACCTACAAGTGACGGTTAATCTAGGCTACTGCTAATAGCTCTTGACAAGCTTTTTCACAGGCACGGCAGGATTGGGCACACAGCTGGCAATGCTCATGCATTTTAGCATGCTTCTCGCATTCCACAGCACAGGTATTACAAGCTACGACGCAGGCCTCTAATTGCTTGCGCAGCATATTCTGGCTTGGCTCAGTCTGTCGAGCCACCA includes the following:
- a CDS encoding RNA pyrophosphohydrolase translates to MIDQDGFRANVGIILCNRDDKVLWARRVKEESWQFPQGGIKEHETTEEAAYRELEEEIGLGPEHVKIIGCTRNWLRYRLPNRYVRYGNQPLCIGQKQVWYLFRFMGEEQDVRLDLTGAPEFDYWCWVNYWYPLSKIVYFKRKVYYHALNELAPLIFPNYQSLAIARSRRGKRRRYQRRKHYDS
- a CDS encoding histidinol-phosphatase — protein: MSLAIFDLDNTLLAGDSDYLWGQFLAEQGVVDSQYYEQTNNAFYRQYQEGTLDIDEFLAFQLAPLSQYAPSQLERWRSQYLEEKIRPIMLPKAQNLLSAHQAQGHTLLIITATNRFITQPIAEMLQVDHLIATEPEIREGRYTGRVSGIPSYREGKVIRLKTWLKTQSLTLEEASWFYSDSHNDIPLLEQVTYPVAVNPDKKLDSYARINGWNIINLRENIDSL
- a CDS encoding XrtA/PEP-CTERM system-associated ATPase, which gives rise to MYQKFYKMTGKPFQLSADPRFFYGSTVHKRAMSYLRYGLMQGEGFIVITGSVGAGKTMLARTLVSELADNSTVVAQVVTTQLEANDMLRIVAASYGLAQEGVTKATLLKAIESFLISKAREGKRVLLLVDEAQNLPPDSLEELRMLSNFQVRERALLQCFLLGQDEFRQTLALENMEQLRQRIIVAYHLNPLGKDETRGYIEHRLKLVGWDSDPMITDKAYEAIYGYTEGLPRRINTFCDRVLLCTYVEESHVVDQQTINAVIKEMNSEDFYSGRATKVAVKSDQLFEERLARLEETVAILEEAVDRLARNIQPGSASTAELYRLSTYSKD
- a CDS encoding UDP-glucose dehydrogenase family protein, encoding MKITIFGSGYVGLVTGTCLAEVGNDVLCVDINEQKIAMLKQGKIPIYEPGLDSLVQKNIEGNRLNFTTDIAQGVAHGLFQFIAVGTPPDEDGSADLQYVLTVARSIAEHMDQYRIIINKSTVPVGTADKVKNTIRGTLEKRGLNLEFDVVSNPEFLKEGAAVEDFMKPDRIIIGADNPRTIELLRVLYAPFNRNRDRLIAMDIRSAELTKYAANAMLATKISFMNELANLAEKLGADIEQTRRGIGADPRIGYHFIYPGCGYGGSCFPKDVKALEQTARQVGYNAELLSAVETVNNRQKQIIFNKIQAHFKGQLAGRTITLWGLAFKPNTDDMREAPSRTLMEALWKAGARVQAYDPAAMEEARRIYGDQTNLTLCETPEAALQGSDALAVVTEWNVFRSPDFEVIKSSLKTPVIFDGRNLYDPILMANQGIIHYSIGRLPAVK
- the gatB gene encoding Asp-tRNA(Asn)/Glu-tRNA(Gln) amidotransferase subunit GatB, which encodes MQWETVIGLEIHAQLATKSKIFSGAATTYGALPNTQACAIDLGLPGVLPVLNEAAVRMAVKFGLAIEAEIAKRSIFARKNYFYPDLPKGYQISQYELPIVADGHIVISLEDGTEKSIMITRAHLEEDAGKSLHEDFHGMTGIDLNRAGTPLLEIVSGPDLRSTREAVAYMKKIHTLVRYLEICDGNMQEGSFRCDANISIRPQGQKSLGTRTELKNINSFRFVERALQYEIERQIEILESGGKIIQETRLFDPSKNETRSMRTKEEATDYRYFPDPDLLPLILDDEFIQKIRVTLPELPDTKRNRFMLAYKLSTYDASVLTVSRELADYFEAMVEATGGEPKLCANWVMGDLAAALNKENKNIEDSPVSPQQLGGLIKRIVDNTISGKIAKTVFEEMYTQQGDTDDIIERLGLKQVTDTASIESLIDEVLTANPQQLEQYRAGKDKLFSFFVGQIMKISKGKVNPQQLNELLKKRLSM